The region CTTTTCCCGCTTCGAGAAGGATTTCAATTTTATCCTTTGGAAGTTCATTGCCCGTAACGGCCTTTTTGATCAGCCCACTTTTCAAAAAAGCTTCGTAAGTTTCCGGAAGAATCCTTCTAACGGCTTCAGGAGGTCTTCTTTCTGCAAGGGCTTCAAAAAATTCGACTTCGTTTTTGATTCTGATATCTATGAGGTGGGGAGTTATGAACTCTCCAATTTTGCCGAGCCTTGCAAAGCCATCCTGTTTTTCAATTCTGAATTTCATTCAGGTATCTCCTCCATTTATCGTCAACAACAAGCCTGATTTTTTTATCCCTGTTGGCATCCATGAATTTTTTCAGCCCTTCAACTGCCACAGTATACGCTTCATCTTCGAGATCGTCATACGTCTCGGCATGCCCAGCGGGATAACTCTCCATGAGCTCTGCAGGCACAACTCCAAACACCGGTCTCAGATAGAAATCCGCCGGAATTCCCGAGTCCGAGGAAATTACAATTTCATCTTTTTCGATTTCAACCTGCATGACCCTTTCCTGGTGCCTTTTTACGGCAGGCCTGAAAACGCTCTCCCTTCCCAGGTAAAAGAACACCTTTTTTGCAGAGGGGTCGTGCTTCTCCAGAAGCTCGAGGTGGTTCCTGATTTCTCTCCACGCCTGGATCAGATAAGGATGTGCCCTTATTCTGCGCTCCACAAGTTCGAAAAGTTCATTGCTCTTTATTGCCTGCTTGACCCTTCTTATCTCTTCAAAGCTTACGTAAAGGTTGTGTTCCGCAATGAGATATGCTCTCTCGTTCTTGTTCATTTTCCTGAGCTCTTCAGGAGTGTGGTTGAGGCACACCGGGCATGAACATGGAAAATACTGAATTTCCTCGAGCTTCAGGGTTCCGTAGGGGGTGAGGTACCGATCGTCCTTTGCAAATAATGCATAGGCTGCCGAATCGAAGAGATCAATCCCCATCGCCGTGAACAACGCAAATATCATCGGATGTCCTGCACCAAATAGGTGAACGGGCTTTGTTGGGGTCAGGATGGACTTGCTGGCGAGGACGATCTTTGCCACATCTGCGAACCTGTACGAGTCGAGAAGTGGAACGACAGCGCCTATGGCGAAAACGTCTCCGTTTAATCCGTTCGCTTCCCTGGCAGAGTGCCTTCTGAGTTCGGTGTGCGTTGAACCCTGTACGGGAATTGAGAGCAGGTTATCGTGTCCATAGCTCTCATGGATCTCCTCTGCCTCCTTCTCCCTCCTCAGCGTCTCTTCAAGATCGCTCATGGCAGTGCCGTATTCAGCATCCGGAGGAGTGGGGATGTCGAGAGGAGTAACAATATCGCTCTTTATCTCATTCTGGAATCTCACGATTTCGGAATTGGTTATCTCCACATCACCGTACACCATTAGCTGGAAGCTTCCACTGTCCGTCATGACGGGAATGTCCACGCCCAGAAGTCCATGCAGTCCTTTTTCAAGGGCGGTTTCCCTTAGCTTTCTGCTTCTGTATATGATGTATGAGTTCGTGATGAGAATCTCAGCACCGTATTTTTTCATGTCTGCTGGTGGAATGAACCTGATGTTGGGGTTTATGACCGGCATTAGAGCGGGAGTCTCGACCACCCCGTGGGGAGTTTGGAGTTTCCCGACTCTGCCCATAGCATCCTTTGCGGTTATTTCAAAACGCATAAGACGTAATGACCTCGCACGGTTATAAATATTTCATCAGGTTTAAAAATGGAATGGTGTTATTTCAGCATCTTCTCGATATCCATTGCCTTTTTGAGGGTCAGCAGAAACATCGCCAGAACAACCAGCATGACCACGGTTGAGGCAAGAAAAACGGCGGTAAAATCACTCATTCAGGATCACCTCCTCAAATCTGTCTAGCCTGTAATTTATTGCGGCATAAACAACAACAAGAAGTATGAACGAGGTTATGGCTATTCCCAGGGGCATTCCTATTTCGAGACTGATGCTTTCCACCTTGGGATGCAGGGAAAAGAATATCTGAGAGCTGAAGTAGCTGAATGGGATCGTCACGTAAGCGAAGATGGAATATATTGCTGAGATTCTTGCCCTATCGTCGGGCGCATCTATGCTCTGCCTCAGGGCATGATACGCTGCGTAAACGAACCAGGTTATCAGAACTGCCGTCTCTCTTGGATCCCAGTTCCAGAACGCTCCCCATGCAACGTTGGCCCAGATGCTTCCGCTTATGAGTGCAGCAGTTATCAGGTAGAAGCCCGCAACGGCAAAGTTTTTGGCTATAAGGTCATACCTGTAATCCCGTTTGATGAGGTACAGGATCGAGGCAGCCATTGTCACCGTGAACGCAAAAAAGGATCCTATGGCCGAGGGCAGGTGGAAGAATAATATCCTGTAGTTGTCCTTCAGGATGGGCGAAGGTGAGGGTGGAAGGTTCATTGCTGTGTACACTGCGAAGATGAACATCAACACCGCAACTACTGCGATAGCCGCTATTTTTCGCATGAAGTAAATCTAACTTCTTTTGTTTAAAAATCTAATCCAGCGAACTGACAGGAATTGATTTGTGTTTTCCGAATGGGTCACATTTTTTTGAAGTGATATCCTCTGCTTTCCAGCTCTGCGAGGATATTTTCCACCACCTGAGACGATTCCACCTCGAAAACTATTTTCAGTGCTGTGTGCCATGCCGGCGCTCGCAGATCCTCTCTGTGGTGGATCACATCTATGATGTTGCCCCTGTGTCTGGCAATTATTCCCGTAACCTCGCTGAGGTTTCCGGGAGAGTCGGGAACGAATCCGTATATGACAGCAAGCTTGCCTGAATTGGCAAGGGCCCTGATAATCAGTTTGTAAATTGCAGTCAGGTCTATGTTTCCCCCCGAGATGACCACTGCCACATTCTTTCCTCTAACATCCACTTTGTTTCCGAGAAGGGCCGCCACCCCGGCGGCGCCGGCACCCTCTGCAAGAACCTTCTCTTTTTCGAGGAGATAGTGAATGGCTCTCGCAATTTCATCCTCGTTTACCGTTACTATCTCGTCCACAAGGGATTTTACAATCCTGAATGTGTTTTTGCCAGGTCTCTTCGTGGCAAGACCGTCGGCTATTGTTGGTTTTACCTCTGTAACCGTAATTTTGCCCAACCTCATGGATTCTGCAAACTTGGGTACGTTTTCAGGCTCCACTCCAATGATCTCCACGCTGTCCGTGAAAATTTTCATCACTGTCGAAATACCCGAAATGAGTCCACCTCCTCCCAATGGGACGATTACCGTGTCTATTTTACTTATCTGTTCGACCATTTCCCAGGCTATGGTGCCCTGTCCCGAAATCACATCCGGGTCATCAAAGGGGTGGATGAACGCATAACCCCTCTCTTCAGCTATCTCGATTGCTTTCTGCTCGGAATCGTCGTATATTTTTCCGTGCAGTATCACTTCGGCACCGAAATTCTTCACTGCTTCGATTTTTGTTATGCTTGCAGATTCTGGCATCACGACTATACACGGAAGACCAAACACGGAGGAGGCGTATGCAACGCCCTGTGCATGGTTTCCGGCTGATGCTGTTACAATGCCTGAAACACTTCCTGCAAGTTTGCTGACCTTGTAAAGGGCGCCCCGTATTTTGAAGCTTCCTGTCTTCTGAAGGTTTTCAAGCTTGAGGTGAATTTTTCCTCCGGTCAACCTGCTGAGTTCATGGCTGTACTCAACCGGCGTTCTATATGCATGCTCCGAAACGATTTTTCTCGCTTCCTGCGAGCCCTCAAAAATTTTTTTAACCAGTAACGGTATGTTCTCCCCCACAATACCCCGCTCCTTAAAGTTTTTTCACCATGTATTCGAATTCCTTTCTGTATCCGTGTTTCCTGTAATACTCTCTTACGCCCACACCACTTATAACTGCTATCCTGTCATAGTGTTCGCCGGCTATTTCCTCTGCCAGGCTCAGCAACCTCTCCCCAAAGCCTCTGTGCTGGAACGCCTTTTCATCCCTGTCTCCTATTCCAACTGCTTTTCCGTAGACGTGCAGTTCTCTGATCAGGGCAGTATCGTAAAGTTCATGTATGAACGGCTCATCAGGGAATCTGAGTCTTATGAACCCGACGAGAACCTCCCGGGACGGATCCTCGAATGAAATGAAAAACTCCTTTCCACTATTCGCCTCATACTTTCTCACAACCTCCTCAAAGTCTCGTTCTCTGTATTCTTTCAGTCTGTGTCCCGCCTCCCTGCACCTTATGCATCTGCATGAATATCCAAGCTCCTTCAGCCTCTCGTGGATTAGCTGCCTGATGTTTCCCTTGTCCAGTCCAATTGCCCTGTCAACGGGAATATCTCTCTGAATTCGCTGAATTCTCACGTATTCGGGTATGTACTTCTTCGCCCTTGCTACAAGCTCCACGACTTCTTCGGTAGAGTATGGAGTGTATTCACCTCTTTCGTACATCTCGTAGAGCTGGGTGCCTCTGACGACAAGGGTTGGATAAATCTTCAGGTAGTCCGGCCTGAAATCAGGATTTTCGAAGAGAATTCTGAACATTTTCAGATCTCTCTCAAAATCGGAACCCGGCAGACCGGGCATGATGTGATACCCAACCTTGAATGCCGAATCCCTCAACCTTTTCGTCGCATCGACAACGTCCTGGACTCCATGCCCCCTCTGAATTTTTTCAAGCACATCATCGTAAACGCTCTGCACTCCAAGCTCCACCTTTGTCCCGCCAAACCTGAGCATCTCAATTATGTGCTCTTCCCCGGCATAATCCGGCCTCGTCTCGAACGTCATGCCAACGCATCTTGCTTTAGCCCTTTCGTTGTCTTTCTTTGCCTGTTCAAGGTCGCTGTAGAGCTTTTTCTCACTTTCAAAGCTGTTCAGGGCTGAGAAAATTCCGAGAATGAACTTTTGTTTGTAATCTTCCTCTCTTGCCGGAAACGTGCCGCCCATGACGATAATCTCGACTTTATCCACGTCGTGGCCAATCTCCTTAAGCTCACTCAGCCTCGATGTTACCTGTCTGAAAGAATCGTACTCATGCTGCCTGCCTCTCTGTGCGGCGGGCTCGAATCCAATGTAGCTCTGGGGTGTGTTGAATTCCACGCCTCCGGGGCACGGAATGCACTTTCCGTGGGGACATGGTGCCGGAGAAGTCATCACGCTGACAACGGCGACACCGCTTATCGTCCTCACCGGCTTCAGCCTGAGGACTTCCCTAAGCTTTTCATAAAGTGGCTCATTTTTGACTGCCCTCAGAACATCTGCATCAGAAGGGATTGTTGAGAGCGAGTATTTCTTGGCGACTCTCTTTTTAATCCTGGCTATTTCCTTTTTATCCACTTTTCCGATTTTTGCAATTTCGAGAGCAATTTCTCTCAATGCTGCTTGAGACATTCCCTGAAAATACGGAAATGCAGGTTAAAAATTTGACGGAGAAAACTGCAGTTTCATGCTCGGGCGTTGCCGTAAATTTTGGCCTCGTCTGCAATTTCAGCGGAAAGCTTCTTGAGAAAAACCAGGAAACCGAAAATCAGTACGGGAATTGCTCCGAGAGTAACGGGCAAAAACCATTCTGGCATTGCACCTGCAACAGTTCCGACATATATTCCATATTCAATCGCGAGGAGATATAATGTCAAAAATGCACCCATGCCCAGCAGAACTTCAAAATACCTGTTCACCCACCATGCTCTTCTTTCGGCAGGAATTCGGTCGATCATCATGAAGAATGCGGGCAGGTTGATGAGATACGGGTGGTTGTTGATGATGGTGAATCTGTATTTTGCGATAAGGAGGAATATTATAGGGGCAATGCTCAATGCAACGGGCAAAATCATCCAGGTACTTTTATCTCCGTAGCTGTCTGGCTTGCCCTCAAAGTTGAAGTGGGAGGGGATGTTGTCGGGCAGAGTTTGATACGCATATATCGCGAGGACCCAGATCCCCGCAAGACCGAGTAATATCAGGGCTAAAAATATCTGACCTTTCTTAGATATTGGTTCAGGAGGAATCTTTTGGATTTTCATCATTCTTTGTATAATATTAAGTTAGAATTAAAAAATTTTGGAAGGTCTATAGCAGTCTTAGAATATCCCACATCTGATACATTCCAAGTGCCACAGCGGGAATTGATGCGCAGATGAAAGCTTTTCTCAGCTCAATCTCTCTTGCATGCCTCACAGCAAACGTCCAGATCACAAGCCCCCAGATTGTTACTGCAAGGTTGATTATCAAGTTTGAGTAAACGACATCTCTGGGTATAAATGAAAGTATTATGTCCCCCACTGCATCGGGATTTTGAAGCTGAGCAAGGTCTATCTCTGGAATCTCTGCGTTCATCAGGTAATATGCCGAAACTGGGACTGTTATCATGGAACCAACCAAGGAAGGAAGAAATCCCTGCAATAATCATAGCCGGAGCAGCAGGCTTCAAAATTCCTTATGAAATTGTAAGGTATTTGGCTGGCAAGAAAGAAACGATTCTAACAAAAGAAGACATAAAAGAATACCTGACCTTTGCGTTAATCTCCATAATATTAATCGTAATCGCAGCGTGGATAGAGGCGAACGTAACCCTCAAAATTGCCAAAAGTGTGATCGATTTGACAAATGGCTTTAATCGATAATACAGTTCTTTCAAACCTTGTGAAAGCAGGTAGATATGACTCACTAAAAAAGGCTTTTGGGATTGTTATGTGATAGAGCAGGTTTTGGAAGGATTCAGATTTTGGTGTTGGGAATGGAGTCGGAAGTTTTGAGGATGGGGGTAGAGCCTTGGTTAGATTATCCAAAAATTTAATATGTTTTCCATATTTTTGTTTGAGAGGGGCATGAAACGAAAGATCATGCTCAGACTGATGGCCTCAGTTACGCTTGCCGCTATTTATGCATTGATTGCAGAAGTTAGAGGATATGGAATGCTCAATGCTTTTGCAAGTGGTACAGCTGCGTTTATTGCCTGTTACGTAATGCTCATGCCAAAGCCAAGTAAAGAGGGTGATGGTCAGTATAAGATGGGTACATTATTTTCTAAACCAAAGATTATTGAAATTGTCCTGTTCATTGGACTGACATCTATGCTACTGGGTCTGATAGTTTGATAAGATAGGGCTTTGCATCCTACAGTATTTTTTGCATGTGCCAGGAATTATCGGAGCCTGTGGTTCGTTTGAATCTGGAATAAATTTTAATTTTTTCAGGTCGAATTGCAAGTGCATGAACAGCAGGAACACGATTGGCAGATTGCTGGAACTCATAAAATCCTGCAATGGTGAGCTTGTGGCTCTGACAGGCGCGGGCATATCCGCAGACAGCGGGATACCCACATTCAGGGGGAAAGACGGTCTCTGGAACAAATATAGGCCTGAAGAGCTTGCGACTCCTGAGGCATTCAGAAAAGATCCTGTGCTTGTGTGGGAGTGGTATGCATGGAGGATGAATCTCGTGTTCAACGCAAAACCCAATGATGCACACATTGCTCTGGCGCTCCTCGAGAGAAAGGGTTTGCTGAAAGCCGTTGTAACACAGAACGTGGACAATCTGCACGAGAGGGCGGGAAGCAAGAATGTCGTCCATCTTCACGGCAGGATTGACGAGGTGAGGTGTACTGAATGCGGCAGGGTCGAGAGACTGAATAAAGCTCCGGAAACGATTCCACCCGTATGCGATTGCGGAGCATTGATGAGACCAAACGTTGTGTGGTTTGGGGAACCCCTCCCTGTTGATGCACTCAATCTCGCAGTCGAGCTGTGCAGCCAGAACAGTGTTATCGTAATCGGTACCTCTGCAGTGGTTTATCCTGCTGCACAGCTCCCGTACTATGCAAAGAATGCCGGAAATACAGTCGTTGAAGTAAATCCGGAAATCACTCCTCTTACGGACCTCGCAGACCTGTCCATAAGACAGCGGGCTGGCGAGGCTTTCAGGCAGATCAGAGCTATTTTAGAAGCGGGAGACTCCCCGTAATTTTATCGATCCTGTCGCTCCTTTCGGGACCGATAACGACAGCGGTTATTGTTCCGGGAGGGATTTCAGTAAGACCTGCATCCTTCACGTAAGCGCTTGGCAAACCATTTTTTCTGGCCATGTCAAAGATCCTCATAAGGTTCTCGAGATTTTTAACCTTCAGAACAATCTTTTTCTGTCCTTCAAGTTTCCACTTCTCTCTGGTTGATCTATCCGAAATTTCATAACCAAGAATCGCCGCATGGGCTACCTGAACTGCCAGCTTCCCTTTAGATAGCTGCAAATCTTCCCTGACTATGATTACCTGCTTGTACTCACTCCTCTCCGAACCCATACTTCTCAAGCTCTTCGAGACTCACCGGTTTGGACTTTTCCACCATCCACTTTTCTCCAATCTCCTTTGCCTTCTCTTCGTCAAATTCTTCGAGCGCCAGACCATCACCGTCCTCTTTTACAGCAGATAGCGGGACCCCAAAGAACTTATCCGAGCTTTTTATTATCAGATGATCGCCATAGACATCGATGCTCTCCCCGATTTCTTTCCCGTTCATGAACACGAATCTGCAGATGAGATCCATGCAAAGACTTTGCAGAATTTAAATAAATTATTTGCGAAATGCACGGCGAAAGACATATCCCCTTCGTGGAAAGATTACAGTGATGGATGAATACATGAGGGTTTGCCCCAGATGTCTCAGCAGTGATGTTGAGCCGGATCTCTACACTCCTGCGGCTGTTGCCTACGGGGCGCTGAACTCGTACAGATGCAACTCCTGTGGGCATACTGGCGTGTTTTTCCCTGAATTCAGAAAAGAGGACCTGATGAATACTGAAAAACTTCAGATTGAAGAAAACGGCGCTTTTGAAGGCACCTCATTTGCAGGGGGATTTTATTCTGCCGTAATTCTCTTTTCTGCACTTGGGCTTGTGCTTTCGATGCTGTATTACATGCTCTATCTCGATCATCTATTTCTGCTGGCATTTTCAGTGTATCTGGTAATTCTTATCTCGAACTTTCGCATGGGAATAAGGGAATCGCTGTTTTACAGAATGAGCCTGCTGGTCTCCTTAGTCCTTTATTCAGTGTTTTTCAGGTCGCTGTGACAAATCATCAGATTTATTAATCTGTCCGGTCCATTCAGCACAATGAAGATTTACGTCCCCTTCAAGCCCGAAAATCCTAAATCGAGGCTGTCGGGTGTGCTTTCACCTGATGAAAGGAAAAAGCTCGCTTATTTCATGCTGCTTGACGTTATTGATGCTTGTGGAGATTGTACTGTTGTTTCAAGCTCTTCCAGCAAACTTCTCGAAGGGATAAAGCACGAAATTGATAATCGAAGCCTTGACGAAGCTGTAACCTCCCGGATTAAGCAGAATGATGCCGCCATCATCATGTCCGACCTTGCCCTTTTGACTGAAAAAACGGTTGAACGCTTTATCGAAATGGATGGTGACGTTGTCCTGGCTCCGGGAAGAAAAGGCGGGACAAACATGCTTCTCTCAAGAAGCAGGCAATTTTACACCTCATATCACTACGGAAGTTTTTTCAAACACGTCGATATATGCAGAAAATTGAAGCTTGAATGCAGAATTTTCGACTCCTTTTTTGCAAGCGTCGATATCGATGAGGAAGATGATCTGCTCGAACTTGTCCTCCACGGAAGAGGGAAGAGAAGCTACGAGTATCTGGAAGACCTTGGCTTTTACGTTGATCTGTCTGGAAAAGATCCGAAACTCGTGAGAGAATAGGTATTCCAGCACCTGTTTGGCGCGGATTTTTAAAAAATGAAATTTTTAAAAGATCAGCTCTTCAAGCATGTCTTTTTCGGTTGCAATTCTTATTTCGCGGGCAATTCTCCTGCCCATATACATGTTCTCCCCGAAGAGGATGTATGAGTACGGTGAGGCAGGAATCCCTACGCTGCTCCCTGCGACTATCCTTGCGGATATCTCAAAATAGTAGATTGTTCCGTTCTCGTCGATAACGCTTTCAAGGCAGAATGGTCCCACCATTCCCGGCTCAGCAATTTTTCTGGAGTACTCGTAAACCTGCTCACCATCCTGCAAAATTCTGGAAAGCAGACTCTCCCTCACGATCAGAGGGATGTTTCCCACAACCGTATATGTCGGGATCAGGTCTGTTTTGAGCTGTTCATCAGCAGGAATCCTGCCGAAACCATCTACGTTTGACTCATACCTTCTGTCGATAGCTATAAGCTCAATTCTTGAATTGACCGGAGAGTAAAAGAAGGAGAAGTACACAGGTACACCAAGGACGTATTCCTGTATGTGTGCCTTGTTAATATCGTCTTTGGATATTATTCCTCTCTTAACCAGTTCCTCAGCCTTGCTCAGAAAATCTTCCTTTGATGCGGCGATGAAGTAACCCTTACCTCCCCTTGCACCGGGATACTTCACAATTGCGAGACCGTCAATCTCGTCGGGCGAACGATAAGTCTTTGGTACATTAAGTCCGGAATTTACGAGCCAGTCTCTCTGCTTCTCTCTTACTGTTTCCCATTCCATGAGGATTCTGTTTCCGAAAACCGGGACTTTCAGACTGTAAAGACTGCCGATGTAAGCATTGTAGCTACCGTGAGGGATTAAAATTGTGTTCATCTCGATTAGTTTCTTCTGAATACCATCGTCGAGAAGCTGTCTGAAGTCGTCCACCTCTATTATGTGGTCTGCAACTCCAAAATTGCGGTAAACAAAGCTCTCTCTTTTCCTGACTATACATACAGTCTCAAAACCTTCTTCTTTGGCGCCTTTGAGAATGTTCAGAGCTGAATGGCTGCCTATTGTTCCTATTCTTATGTTTTCTTTATCGTAGTTTTTCAGAGTTGCGAGAATCAGCTCTCTGAGTTTTTCCATGTATCTGTTTTGCCAACACGGATATAAGATTTACCGTTCCGGATATTTTTGTTCGTTTTTCTTTATTTTGTCCATTAGAGCCTTTTCAACGTCAATTTCACACTCATGTGCGAGTAGGAGGAGATAGATAAGCACGTCACTGATCTCTTCCCCAATTCTCCTTCTGTAATCCTCGTTTTCAAGCTCTTTTAAAATTTCATCATCTTTCTTCCACTGAAACATCTCTAAAAGCTCTCCAACTTCTATGGCGACAGATAGAGCAAGATTTTTCGGAGTATGGTATTTTTTCCACTCCCTTCGGTTTCTGAAATCGATTAGAATTTCTATGATGTCCGAAATGTGCATGATCGTGTATTTGGATAGGACAATATTTGTTTTTCCAAAATCTGCCCATAAGGAGTATTTGTGGTGAAGGTGGCACTGTTATTTCAAAGTGGTTATGCGGGCTGAAACTTCACTGTTCTCTTTCTGACCTCTCTGCTTTCATCTCTTCGTAAATGTCGAGAAATGCCGTGAGTGAGACAGGTATTGCAAGCTCCGTTGGGAAAGTTATGTATGGGCTGAGATCAACGACAAAATCCGCAAGTCTCAGGACTCCTTTTGGAAGGCCGGTTCTGCTTCCCGCAAAGATTACAATTTCGTTTGCTCTCTCGAATGCTCTTTTAAGCTCATCTCTAACGTCCGAGATTTGCTTTCCGGTGGGGTCTGTGGCGATGACAACGTTTTTTCTCCGTTTTTTATCTCTGAGTGTCTGGAAGAGGTCGTGAACGAGTATTTTCGTTTCCCTGACCTCTCTGGCATAGCTTCTTCTCTGAATGCTGAGCCTTGACAGTTTGCCTCTCCTCACACCCCTGAGGAATTCAAACAGCTCTTCAGCATCAACATATCCGTAAGGTGCTATTATCAGTTCCTTTATCTCAAACGATTGTGCGTTTCTTCCAATCCTCTCTCCAATCTCTCTTGCCCCTTTCAAATTCTCAAGATAGGGCGTCTGGACAAAAGAGACCTTCTCAAAGAATCTAAGGCTATTGGCTTTTTCTGGGGTGTACTTTCTCCTCTCCTCTGCGCCGTCGAGGATGCCGATGAATGTTCTTTCGTTGACGACCTCCACATACACTGCCTTGTCTGGCGAGTTCAGGTCGACATCCTTGCCACTCATCTCCTGAATCCGCTTTCCAAGCTGAATGCTTATGTCCATGCTGCTGAATCTGTGTTTCAGTCCCCTTCTCGTAGCTCTGACGGCGAAGGTATCGAACTCCCCCATTGCCTTTACGATTTCTTCTGCTTTTTCGAGGATTCCACTCAGGCTGCTCTCAATCTCAAAAAGGACGGGTATTGCTCTTTCAACTTCTGGAACCTGTCGGACCTGTTCAAGTTCACCAGAATGGACTATAAGGATTCCGAGATATCCTGCCGGCCTCACTTCTATTTTTACGTCATTTATAAGCTCTTTTATGTTCTGTGCGGCAATGTACTCCATTCCTCTCTGTGTTTTTACGAAAATCATTATTGAGTCCGTATCTGTCAAGGTTTTTTATATGTTCTCCTCTCTTAAGTCTCTCATACGATTTTTCTGAACTTGAAGATGGCTCTCCTGAATATTTCGGCAGAGAAAACGAACAGTATCAGCGAGAAGCCTTCCAGAATCTCGTAAGCATTCTCATCCCCGGCCAGTTTCATCAGTACGGCAAGTGAAAACGTGGCCAAGGACATGGATATGCCCGTCAGTCCATCGAGAGAGGGTATGGGAGAGTGTATTATATCTGACTCGATTTTTTTCTCCTTTAGGGTGTAGTAAATCAGTGTGAGGGCTATCGGAAACGAGAATATGTATATCATCTCGGACAGCATTGCGATAAATCTGATTGATCCTCTGAAGTGGTAGGACTCTACGGAGATGAGCCAGAAGACGCCGAGGTAAATTAGCGGAAGACCAACTCTGTTGAGATTCACGCTTTCCACGTCAAAATTAAGGAATTTGAGCAGTTTAATGCACCCGTAGGTGTGTATTGTTATCGAGACCGGGACAACCAGCAGGATATATGTGAGGAGGGTTATCCTGTCTATATCAAAGTGGATCAGGCCGAACTCTTCGACAAGCTCCAGAAATTCCGAGAGGATTATTACCAGAAATACTGAGGAGGTGAGGAGAAAATATGTGGTTACGAATTTCCAGACCTCTGGATTGAGCAGCTTCTCTCTCCTGCTGTTGAGTATCAGTACCGTGAAAAAGTAGGCTGTCAGGATGGAGATTGTGGGTATGACTGAAATGTTCATTGAAAGTTTCTAAACTTTATATTTTAATATGTCTTTCGTTAAACAGAGAGTCGGCGAAAAATTTCAAAAGATTAATATTGTTTTTTGCCGAAAGCTTTCTGGTGGTTTTAATGAAGGTGAACGGAGTTGAGGTTGAGGAGACTTTTGCAGAAGC is a window of Geoglobus acetivorans DNA encoding:
- the cofC gene encoding 2-phospho-L-lactate guanylyltransferase; protein product: MKIYVPFKPENPKSRLSGVLSPDERKKLAYFMLLDVIDACGDCTVVSSSSSKLLEGIKHEIDNRSLDEAVTSRIKQNDAAIIMSDLALLTEKTVERFIEMDGDVVLAPGRKGGTNMLLSRSRQFYTSYHYGSFFKHVDICRKLKLECRIFDSFFASVDIDEEDDLLELVLHGRGKRSYEYLEDLGFYVDLSGKDPKLVRE
- a CDS encoding SPOUT family RNA methylase, yielding MIFVKTQRGMEYIAAQNIKELINDVKIEVRPAGYLGILIVHSGELEQVRQVPEVERAIPVLFEIESSLSGILEKAEEIVKAMGEFDTFAVRATRRGLKHRFSSMDISIQLGKRIQEMSGKDVDLNSPDKAVYVEVVNERTFIGILDGAEERRKYTPEKANSLRFFEKVSFVQTPYLENLKGAREIGERIGRNAQSFEIKELIIAPYGYVDAEELFEFLRGVRRGKLSRLSIQRRSYAREVRETKILVHDLFQTLRDKKRRKNVVIATDPTGKQISDVRDELKRAFERANEIVIFAGSRTGLPKGVLRLADFVVDLSPYITFPTELAIPVSLTAFLDIYEEMKAERSEREQ
- a CDS encoding formate--phosphoribosylaminoimidazolecarboxamide ligase encodes the protein MEKLRELILATLKNYDKENIRIGTIGSHSALNILKGAKEEGFETVCIVRKRESFVYRNFGVADHIIEVDDFRQLLDDGIQKKLIEMNTILIPHGSYNAYIGSLYSLKVPVFGNRILMEWETVREKQRDWLVNSGLNVPKTYRSPDEIDGLAIVKYPGARGGKGYFIAASKEDFLSKAEELVKRGIISKDDINKAHIQEYVLGVPVYFSFFYSPVNSRIELIAIDRRYESNVDGFGRIPADEQLKTDLIPTYTVVGNIPLIVRESLLSRILQDGEQVYEYSRKIAEPGMVGPFCLESVIDENGTIYYFEISARIVAGSSVGIPASPYSYILFGENMYMGRRIAREIRIATEKDMLEELIF
- a CDS encoding MazG-like family protein, whose product is MHISDIIEILIDFRNRREWKKYHTPKNLALSVAIEVGELLEMFQWKKDDEILKELENEDYRRRIGEEISDVLIYLLLLAHECEIDVEKALMDKIKKNEQKYPER
- a CDS encoding DUF5749 family beta-barrel protein, which gives rise to MDLICRFVFMNGKEIGESIDVYGDHLIIKSSDKFFGVPLSAVKEDGDGLALEEFDEEKAKEIGEKWMVEKSKPVSLEELEKYGFGEE